The window CGGCACGCGAAAAGCCCCTCGTCTTCATCCTCTGGGGTGCGCCCGCACGCCGCAAGAAGGCGATGATCGCCGTCCCGCCGCACGCCGTCATCGAGTCGGCGCACCCGAGTCCCCTGTCCGCCTTCCGCGGCTTCTTCGGCAGCCGCCCTTTCTCCCGCGCCAACGCGTTCCTCGAAAGCACGGGGCAGACGCCGATCGACTGGCAGCTGCCCGATGTTTGATCTGTAGAAGCTATAGAGATCAACCGGAGATCAGCGCAAGCGATGCATATCGTTAATTCACGCTGCGATTCGGCGCATTTGCAAAACTTTATTGCACATAAAGCGACATTTTGTTACACTTGGTAATAGGCATCAAAATAGTATCGTATTATCCACTAGGGAATGCCTGCGTGTCGGACATTCTCACAGAGCGGGTTCACCTGTCCCGTTTATTTCGTTTTGGAGGGCATTTCGATGGGCAAGAGCATATTTTCGCGGGCAGGGCTGATCACCGCGGAGGACAAGAAGGACTTGGAAAAGCGGCTCGAAGAGCTTGAGCAGGCGATCGACGACATGCACGACGCGCGCCGCCAGCAGGATCGCGACTCGATCCGGCGCGAGCGCTCCATCCTCAGCCGCATCGACGAGGTGGAGCGCTCGGTCGCCGAACGCCTCGACGCGATGCAGGCGGGACTCGTGCGCGAGATCAACGCCCTCGCCCGCAGCCTGCCGCGCGACCTCTCCGCCTTCCGCAGCGGTTCCGGCATCGACACGAGCGCGCTCGGCACGATGATGCAGAAGGAGATCGCGCGTCAGATGGCCGCACTGCACACGGCGCAGGAAAAGGGCGCGCAGGATCTCAAGGACTCCCTCGCGCTCACCCTGCAGTATGTGGCGAGCACGCAGGAGCAGGGATTCGCCGACCTTTTGAAGCGTCACTCCGCCATCGAGATCGGCCTCGTGGAGACGGCCGGACAGATCGCCGAGGACATCGAGCGCGAGCACGAGTCGCTTTCGGGACGCATCGCTTCCTTGGATACGGCGCAGCGCGACAACGGCGAGGCGGCGAAGGAGCGCGAGCGCAAGCAGGACGAGCAGACGCACCAGCTGCAAAAGTTCCTGCAGCACGCGGCGACCGCCTTGGAAACACTCGCAAAGAAGCAGGACATCGGCCTCATGGAAGGGCTGCTGCGCCTGCAGGAAGCAAGCCAGCGGACGCAGGGCATGATCGCGGACGCCGAGGAAGATGCACAAAAGGAGCCGCCCTCGCTCCTCGCTGAAAAGAAAAGCGCCTCCTTCCTCATCCTGCCGAACGGGGTCAAGCGCCCTTGAGCGGCGCCATGACGAACAGCGGCTTCCTGCGTGCCGCCGAGTCTCTCGCGGCGCGCGCCTGTGCGATGGCAGCGCAGCCTGTGCAGCAGCAGGCGACTGTGCCGAAGAGCGCCGAGCGCGGTCTGCGCGTCGCCGTGCTCGCGAGCGGCAGCAAGGGAAATGCCGCGTACATCGAGCTGGACGGCACGCGCCTCCTCATCGACGCCGGCATCAGCGCACGCCGCATCACGCGCTCGCTCGCCGACCTCGGCGTCGACGCCGCCTCCCTCGACGGCGTCTTCATCACGCACGAGCACAGCGACCACATCAAGGGGCTGCCGACGCTCTTGAAGCAGTATCACCTGCCGCTCTTCGCGCCGCCCGCGACGCTCCGCGCCATAAGGGAGAGCCTTGCCGTGCCCGAGGACACGTTCACGCCGCTCACTGGAAATGTCATGCTCGGCGCGGTCTCGGTCAAGAGCTTTTCCACGCTGCACGACGCCGTCTCGCCCGTCGGCTACGCCGTCTGCGGCAGCGAGAAGTGTGCGCTCGCGACCGATCTCGGCTTTTTGACAAACGACGTCATGACCGCCATCGAAGGCGCGGACGCACTGATCTTAGAAGCCAACCACGACCGCGAACTCCTGCAGCGCGGCTCCTATCCGTGGCACTTGAAGCAGCGCATCCTTTCGAACCGCGGACACCTGTCGAACAGCGCAGCGGCCTGGGCGCTCGTGCGCCTCAAGAAACGTCCGCGCGCCGTCTTCCTCGCGCACATGAGCCAGGAGAACAACCGCCCCGAACTCGTCGAGGAAACCGTGCGCACGATCCTCGCGCAGCAGAACGTCCGGCAGGAAAACATCGTGCTCGCGGCACAGGATGTGCCGACCTGCTGGGGGTTCGACAAGCACCGCCCCACGCAAATGGCGCTTCAAGAATCGTAGATCGGCAGCCTCCAGCCACACCGCCGCAGAGCGCGGATGCGGCTCTTGACCGTCACGCCTGCGCACCGCGATGCGTCGATAGCGATTTTCCTGTATAAGCTACACGCACAAACGTCCACTTCGTGGACATTGTGCGCCGCCCTTACAGAAGCCTAGCCAATCGCTCTACGCCTTCGTCTTGACCTCTTGGGGCTTCATAGTAAAAACAGCCTCTCGCGACATGGATTCTCCCTGTCGCAAGAGGCTGTTTTTGTTTTTCAGAGCGTCAGACCTGCTCTAGAATGTCCATTGAATAGCAGCGCCGCCGCTGAGTCCTTTGCGCTTTCCCTGCCAGCCATCGATGTGGAAATCATAGCTAATGCGGCTATTTTGCGGCAGGAAGCGATAGCCAAGTTCGAGCATATAGCTCGATCCCTTGAGGCTCGGACTGGGCGCTGCGTCACCGCCGACGCTCGCGCTCGCCTCTCCGCCCAATTCATGCTCCCAGGCCAGCCCGGCATAGCACTCACCCGCGCTCCTGTCCTTCCTGCTGTAGCGGAGGCCGAGGCGCAGGCGATGTGAGTCGACGTCGGCGAAGTCGTAGGCATCGCCCAAGCCGCGCAGTTTCACCGACATACCGTCCTGGTGCGACCAGAAATAGCGCACATAAGCGTCGAGGGAGGCGCTCTCCTGCAGCGCGAAGGTTTTGCCGACGCCGAGGTGGATGCCATAGTAGGTATTCGAGCCGTCGTATCCGGCATTCTCGCCGTGCAGGCTGTAGTCGCTCTTGGCGTGGCCTGCGCGTGCGGAGGCTTCGAGCCACAAGCCGTCCTGCTGCGTCAGTTTGCCTAGGACACCGAGGCCAAAATAGCTGAGCTTGCCACTGCCGTGTGCGCCATTGTCGAGATAGGAATCGTAGGTGCCGCGTCCGTATTCGACGAAGGGGCTGAAGAGCCGCTTCGTTCCGCCCTTCGCTGCATCTTCACGCGCCCAGCCAACGCCGAGATTCCAGCCCTTGGAGTCAACGTGGGAGCCGCTCTCCACACGCATGGCATTGGCCCCTGCGCCTGCCCATAGATGATAGGACGCCGGATCTGACGCAGCCGTCCTGCGCTGCGTGTCCTTGGAAGATGATTCTGCCGCATCGTCGACACTTGCGTTTTCTGCGCCACTTTTAGCAGACATTTCAGCGGCGGTAAAACCGCTCTCCACAAGATAGTCCGCACCTTGGTTGACGAAGTTCGCGAGACCCGCACGCGTCTCCACGGGGGATTTTGCCGTCTCGCCAACGCCCGTCTTGGTGACAGTCGCCCGGAGTTTCTCAGGATGCGCCTGGTCAGGCGCAATCGCAAAGAGGCAGTCGTGCGCGATGCCGTCCGTTCCCTTCATCGTGACACCTTCGCCAACGGTGATCTTGCCGCTCGCGTTCTCCAGCAGTGTGAATGAATCGCCTGCCTGAAGTTTCCTTACTGCGCCGCTGCGACGGAAGTCGAGCGTCATGTTCGTGAGATTCTTGCTGCCGCCGCTGACATTCGTGAGCTTGAGCAAGGTATGCGCCGTGCCGTCGGTCGGAGCGTCCTCGACATCGAATCGGAGGTCCTCGATCCCCTTGAAATCATGGATCAAGGATGTGCCTGCACTGTAGTAGACGGAGAGCGTGTTGCCCACACCGCCCGACGCCGTGCCGCCCGTGACGATGCCGTTGACGACAGTGTTGCGCAGATGGATGATGTTGCCGTTCGTCGCCGTGCCATAGCCGCCTGTGACCGCACCGTTGACCGTCGCGTTCTGCAAGCTGATGGTGTTGGCGTCACTCTGCACCGTGCCATGACCGCCCGTAATCGCACCATTGACAGTCGCGTCCTTCAAGTTGACCGTGTTGCCGATCGTCGCCGTGCCTTCACCGCCCGTGACTGCGCCGTTGACCGCCGTATTCTGCAAGCTGACGGTGTTTCCGTGACTCTGCGCCGTGCCATAGCCGCCCATGATCGCACCGTTGACGTGCGTATTGCTGAGGCTCACAGCGTTGCCGTTTGCCGCCGCACCTCTGCCGCCTGTGACATCATTCGTGACGGTCGTGCCGTCGAGACTGACGGTGTTTCCCTCTGCAGTCGCCGCGGCATCGCCGCCTACAACACTGGTAGCAGTAATGTTTCCGAGCGTCACGCGGTTGTTCGAAGCCGCGCCCATGGATCTGCCGCCCGTGACGGCTGCCGCGTTCGAGCGGATGTTCACAATGTTGCCCGACGCCTCGCCCGCACCTTCGCCGCCGACGACATCGTGCACAGCACTCTCGATCGTGACGGTGTTGCCCCGCGCCTTGCCGCCTGCAGCATCGGTATAGCCGCCGTAGACCGTGCCCGTGACCGTCGCCGTGCCGCTGATCTTAACCTTGTTCTCATAGCTCGCGCCCTTGTCCGCAGCCGTCGTGCCTACGCCGCTTGTCCAGCCGCCATAGACGTTCGCGTATGTGCCGCTCGCGAGCGCGATCTCGTTTTTGCGCGTCGAATTGCCCGCCTTGGAGCGGCCGCCGTAGGCGTCTCTTCCCTCTCGTGTCGCTTGTGTCGCTCCCTTGAAGCGATAGCCCTCGTAGGTGATGGCGGTGATGCGTGCGCCCGACTTGCGAACGTCGATGTTCGTCTCCGCCTCATCGCCCGTCTCGGACTTCGCCGCGCCCGTGTAGTGCGCGAGGCGTATGCCCTGCTCGTTCTTGAGGAGCGTGAGCGGCTTCGCCGCCGTGCCCGTCGCCGTGAGGCTTGCCCAATCGACCGCGGTCTCGCCCGCGCCTGTGACTTCGAGCATCGTATCGTCCTTGGCAAGACCTGCGGCATCGAAGGTCAGCTTCTGGAAGCCAGTGATTGCCCCCGCCTTGTTTCCCTTGCCCTTGACGCTGAGCGTATTGCCCGTGCCGCTTGCCTGCGAGCCGCCTTTGAGTGCGCCTGTGACTCGCACATTGCCGTTGAGATGGACTTCGTTGTTGTTTGTCGTCACACCTTCGCCGCCCGTGACGGAGGTGACCGTGACATTTCCGAGGTTCACGATGTTACCGTTCGCCGCCGCACCTCTGCCGCCCGTGACGGCTGCCGCGTTCGCGCGGACGTTCACAATATTGCCCGAGGCTTCGCCCGCGCCTTCACCGCCGACGACATCATGCACAGCGCTCTCAATCGTGACGGTGTTGCCCCTCGCCTTGCCTCCTGCGGCATCGGTGAAGCCGCCGTAGACCGTGCCCATGACATTTGCCGTGCCTTTGACGGCGATCTTGTTGGCGATGCTGTCGCCGAGCTTGTCGGCGGCGGCGTCCGATCCTGCGCCCGTCGTCCAGCCGCCGAAGGCGTTCACATAGCTGCCGCTTGCGAGCGCGACGTCGTTGCCCGTCGTCGTGTTGCCGATGACAGAGCGGCCACCCCATATATGCGTGCCGTCACTCTCAGCCGTCGTCGCGCCCTTGAAGATCAAGCGCGAATAGAGAATCTTCCTGCCCGTCGCGTCCTTTTCCAGCGTGACCTCCGCCGTATCGCCTGTTCGTACGACCGTGTTCACGCCGTCGCGCACGACGATACCGCCCGACGTGTTGTTCTCGATCAACGTGCCCGCAGGGGTGCTCGGCGAGCCGTAGATGGTGATGTCCTTGAGGCTCTTGAACTTCGTGCCCATCGAATCGCGCAGCGTGAGACGAGGCTGCAGCGTATCAGTAAAATAGAAGTTGACCTTGTCGAAATTGACGATGTTCTTCGCCCGTGCACTCGCCTTGACGTTGAGCGTATTGCCCGCATAAGATGCACGATTGCCGCCCGATGCACCGAAGATGTACTTCGCGATCCGATAGCCCGCCTTCATCTCATTTTTCCCGTCGCCGAGATTGACGACGTTGTCCTTGATCTCGCTGACATTGCCCTCAGAATGCGCAGCATAGACGTTGTTCAGCTCGCCGCCCGTGATCGTGACGATATTCCCCGTCAGTGTGCCGCCGCGCCGCGTATAGCCGCCGTAAACGTCCCCGCGGAAGACGCCGCCCGCGACGGTGACCTCGTTGTGCGCCACATTGCCTGTGGAATCTGCTTTTTCAAGCGATCCGCCGCATACCGCTTTCTTCAGCGTGCCGCCCGTGATCGTGACCGTGTTGTGCGTCACATCGCCCGTAGCATGTGCGCCGCCGAACGCGCCGCCATAAACCTTGCCCGCGATTGTCCCGTTTCGGATGATGACGTGATTTTTATAAATATGCCCCGCCGCATTCGTGCTGTTGGAAAAGCCGCCGTAAAGAGACTCCGTCTTGCCGCCGTTCACCTCGACGGTGTTCTCTTCCGCCTTGCCGCTGCGTCCGACGTAGCCGCCGACCAGCCATTCGGCAAACGACATCGTCCCCGCATCGAAATGAACCCGATTCTCTCTCGCATGACCTATGCCCCATGCCGCGCCGCCATAGACGGAGGCGATCTCCGTCGTCACGCCCTTGATGCTCACGGTATTGCCGTCGGCGTTTCCCGTGCCTCGAGCAACGCCGCCGAAGACGCTCAGCGTACCCTCTTGATACCGATTGACCGTCAAGCTGTTGCTCGACGCATCCTCGCTGCCCGTCCCGACACTCGCCGCACTGTTCGGCGTACTGGGATCATCGGGGTTCGGCACATTCCTCTGGGGCGGATGCGTGCTGTCGATCGTCACATCCGCAGCAGAGGCGAAGGACGGTACAAAGAAAGCGCCACCGCTCAAGGCGATGGCTGTAAAAAGCGCCAAGGATGGGCGCGAGAATTTCTTGTTGG of the Selenomonas sputigena genome contains:
- a CDS encoding MBL fold metallo-hydrolase, whose translation is MSGAMTNSGFLRAAESLAARACAMAAQPVQQQATVPKSAERGLRVAVLASGSKGNAAYIELDGTRLLIDAGISARRITRSLADLGVDAASLDGVFITHEHSDHIKGLPTLLKQYHLPLFAPPATLRAIRESLAVPEDTFTPLTGNVMLGAVSVKSFSTLHDAVSPVGYAVCGSEKCALATDLGFLTNDVMTAIEGADALILEANHDRELLQRGSYPWHLKQRILSNRGHLSNSAAAWALVRLKKRPRAVFLAHMSQENNRPELVEETVRTILAQQNVRQENIVLAAQDVPTCWGFDKHRPTQMALQES
- a CDS encoding autotransporter subunit beta, translating into MSNKKFSRPSLALFTAIALSGGAFFVPSFASAADVTIDSTHPPQRNVPNPDDPSTPNSAASVGTGSEDASSNSLTVNRYQEGTLSVFGGVARGTGNADGNTVSIKGVTTEIASVYGGAAWGIGHARENRVHFDAGTMSFAEWLVGGYVGRSGKAEENTVEVNGGKTESLYGGFSNSTNAAGHIYKNHVIIRNGTIAGKVYGGAFGGAHATGDVTHNTVTITGGTLKKAVCGGSLEKADSTGNVAHNEVTVAGGVFRGDVYGGYTRRGGTLTGNIVTITGGELNNVYAAHSEGNVSEIKDNVVNLGDGKNEMKAGYRIAKYIFGASGGNRASYAGNTLNVKASARAKNIVNFDKVNFYFTDTLQPRLTLRDSMGTKFKSLKDITIYGSPSTPAGTLIENNTSGGIVVRDGVNTVVRTGDTAEVTLEKDATGRKILYSRLIFKGATTAESDGTHIWGGRSVIGNTTTGNDVALASGSYVNAFGGWTTGAGSDAAADKLGDSIANKIAVKGTANVMGTVYGGFTDAAGGKARGNTVTIESAVHDVVGGEGAGEASGNIVNVRANAAAVTGGRGAAANGNIVNLGNVTVTSVTGGEGVTTNNNEVHLNGNVRVTGALKGGSQASGTGNTLSVKGKGNKAGAITGFQKLTFDAAGLAKDDTMLEVTGAGETAVDWASLTATGTAAKPLTLLKNEQGIRLAHYTGAAKSETGDEAETNIDVRKSGARITAITYEGYRFKGATQATREGRDAYGGRSKAGNSTRKNEIALASGTYANVYGGWTSGVGTTAADKGASYENKVKISGTATVTGTVYGGYTDAAGGKARGNTVTIESAVHDVVGGEGAGEASGNIVNIRSNAAAVTGGRSMGAASNNRVTLGNITATSVVGGDAAATAEGNTVSLDGTTVTNDVTGGRGAAANGNAVSLSNTHVNGAIMGGYGTAQSHGNTVSLQNTAVNGAVTGGEGTATIGNTVNLKDATVNGAITGGHGTVQSDANTISLQNATVNGAVTGGYGTATNGNIIHLRNTVVNGIVTGGTASGGVGNTLSVYYSAGTSLIHDFKGIEDLRFDVEDAPTDGTAHTLLKLTNVSGGSKNLTNMTLDFRRSGAVRKLQAGDSFTLLENASGKITVGEGVTMKGTDGIAHDCLFAIAPDQAHPEKLRATVTKTGVGETAKSPVETRAGLANFVNQGADYLVESGFTAAEMSAKSGAENASVDDAAESSSKDTQRRTAASDPASYHLWAGAGANAMRVESGSHVDSKGWNLGVGWAREDAAKGGTKRLFSPFVEYGRGTYDSYLDNGAHGSGKLSYFGLGVLGKLTQQDGLWLEASARAGHAKSDYSLHGENAGYDGSNTYYGIHLGVGKTFALQESASLDAYVRYFWSHQDGMSVKLRGLGDAYDFADVDSHRLRLGLRYSRKDRSAGECYAGLAWEHELGGEASASVGGDAAPSPSLKGSSYMLELGYRFLPQNSRISYDFHIDGWQGKRKGLSGGAAIQWTF